In one Drosophila pseudoobscura strain MV-25-SWS-2005 chromosome X, UCI_Dpse_MV25, whole genome shotgun sequence genomic region, the following are encoded:
- the LOC117184758 gene encoding uncharacterized protein, protein MASKVQCNMCDKSVDFSEFQSHYERCSDLRNNVVCDLCSKSIDLIEFDSHYEACLGPKNAFEILMSKGSNSSDLQGPSTSGASKRPRLDTPMDLRIIDCSICGESYPSSRERRHMMSDKHKNARAAQLEENENVILISTESRFPLKSYRVHSNKSEQIDLKEFFYDCKNDIINLLRHCMSEYRSIKYNLKVYGLYVKNTDDESLTETMKHFITPYNPIYENELIDDHLNDTIENLITLSSEFQEKDSGWAIKCFKYFELTMIKLEHIAANRFIQAPKKIKSRNALINVKNDDDFCFKWCVLASLAYGTHLKTIYQTAALKKISRDKLTIPSSYRCGNIRQDIIYYEGVRLNFSGIEFPITSKGIKRFESANEDFSINVYEVDENGKNVVGPTVRTKKIRTHHINLLGINSDNMQMMHYAYITCMRKLCYSQHSKSHNTAYFCENCLQFYSTTNTIHDTKECGKVAALYPEPNTKTVFKSFSKKLSPPVVIYADIEAVLENYDINLNDPLKSSTTMAQRHTACAASFYIVHKYNEHLNEMWTYEGKYFNIPAKAINS, encoded by the coding sequence atgGCATCAAAAGTTCAGTGCAACATGTGTGATAAGTCCGTTGACTTTTCAGAGTTTCAATCTCATTATGAGAGATGCTCTGATTTGCGTAATAATGTAGTGTGTGACCTTTGCTCTAAGTCCATCGACTTAATAGAGTTTGATAGTCATTATGAAGCATGCTTGGGACCTAAGAATGCTTTTGAGATTCTTATGAGCAAAGGATCTAATTCAAGTGATCTTCAAGGTCCTTCAACGTCAGGAGCTTCAAAACGGCCTCGATTGGATACTCCGATGGACCTAAGGATTATTGACTGTTCAATTTGCGGTGAAAGTTACCCTTCGTCTAGGGAAAGACGCCATATGATGTCGGACAAACATAAGAATGCAAGAGCAGCTCAACtagaggaaaatgaaaacgttattttaatttcaacgGAGTCGCGATTTCCTTTAAAATCATATCGTGTTCACTCAAATAAAAGTGAACAGATTGATTTAAAAGAGTTTTTTTATGATTGCAAAAATGatattatcaatttattgcGTCACTGCATGAGTGAGTACAGatccataaaatacaatttaaaagtaTATGGATTATACGTTAAAAACACTGATGATGAAAGCTTAACAGAAACAATGAAGCATTTCATTACGCCATACAACCCAATATATGAAAACGAGCTGATTGATGATCATCTAAATGATACAATAGAAAATTTGATAACTCTCAGCAGTGAATTCCAGGAGAAGGATTCAGGTTGGGCAATAAagtgttttaaatattttgaactTACCATGATAAAACTAGAGCATATCGCTGCAAACAGGTTTATCCAAGCTCCCAAAAAAATTAAGTCACGAAATGCACtcataaatgttaaaaatgaCGATGATTTTTGTTTCAAGTGGTGTGTTTTAGCATCATTAGCCTATGGAACACACCTTAAAACTATATATCAAACAgcagcattaaaaaaaatttcccGAGATAAGTTAACAATACCATCATCCTATCGATGCGGAAACATACGGCAAGACATCATTTATTATGAAGGAGTAAGATTAAATTTTTCCGGAATTGAGTTTCCAATAACAAGCAAAGGAATCAAGCGATTCGAATCAGCAAATGAGGATTTTAGCATCAATGTTTATGAAGTCGATGAGAATGGAAAAAACGTTGTGGGACCCACAGTGAGGACTAAGAAAATTCGGACTCACCACATAAACTTGCTTGGAATTAATAGTgataatatgcaaatgatgcATTATGCATATATAACGTGCATGAGAAAATTATGTTATTCACAACATAGTAAATCCCATAATACGGCATATTTTTGCGAGAACTGCTTGCAATTTTATAGTACAACAAATACTATACATGACACTAAAGAGTGTGGAAAAGTTGCTGCTTTGTATCCTGAACCTAATACCAAAACtgtattcaaaagtttttctaAAAAACTATCTCCACCAGTAGTAATTTATGCTGACATCGAAGCAGTTTTGGAAAATTACGATATAAATCTTAATGATCCATTAAAATCATCAACTACTATGGCACAGAGGCATACAGCATGTGCAGCATCATTttatattgtacataaatacaatgAACATCTAAATGAGATGTGGACATACGAaggtaaatattttaacatTCCAGCAAAGGCAATAAACTCATAA